The sequence GCTCCCCGCGGAGGCCCACTCCACATCCACGCCCTGACGCACGAACTCCATCGCCGCCTCCAGGCCGGTGCAGTGGCCGGGACGCCAGCGCTCCACGGAGAATCGGCGGAGCAGCTCGCCCACGAGCTGGGTTCGCTTCCCGGCGCTCTGGCCGTTGAGGTGCATCCCCCCCTGGACGGTGTAGAAGTCCCGGGTGCCGAACAGGCGCGCCGCCTTCTCCAGGATGTTCACCGCTCCTGCGTGGGCGCAGCCCAGCAGGACGCTCAACCCGTAGCGGCCGCGCACCACCAGGGAAAGGTCGTCCTCGAACCGGTCGGGGACCCAGCCCGAACCGTCCTCCGCCGGCACCACAAGCCGGCTGTCCCGGGGCTCGAAGTCGGGATTCCGCTCATCGGGGAGCAGGGGAAGGGCCCAGACATCGGGCAGGATCTCCCCCGCCTCGTCGACAGGACGGAAATCGATGGATTCCAGAGGGAGACAGCTCCCCACGTAGCGTGCCTTCCCCGACCGGACGACATGATGGGGCATGCCGAGCCGGCGGTGCCCCCATACCGGGCAGTCCAGCCCCCGGAGCGCCAGCGAGGTGTAGCCCCAGGTGTGGTCGTAGTGACCGTGGCTGAACACCAGGGCGTCCACCGCCCCCAGATCCACTCCCAGAGTCCGGCAGTTCTCCAGCACCACATCCCCCTGCCCCGTGTCGAACAGCAGGTTGCCCCGCGGTGTCTCCAGGAAGACCGACAGACCGTACTCGCACTGCAGATCGTTGCGCCCGCAGACGTTATCCACCACCACTGTAACGTTCATGATCCACCTCCATCGATGTGACTGCACAACAGGGGAAGGAACAGCGCTTCCGCATCGCGTTCCGTCCCATACCAGTGTACAATAGAGTGGCACCTTAGATGTGAGAACGGGCCGGAAAAGCCGATCATTCTACGGGTAAAGGGGTGTGCCGGTGCGCCGTCATCGTATTGCCGTCCACGAAGCGGGACATCTTGTCATGGCGCTGCTTCTGGGACTGGATGTCTCATCCTGCGATATCTCCCGCTCCCCCGGACGCAACGGGGAGCTGGGCAACTGTATCGTCATCGCTCCCGATCCGGTGGGCGTGAAGCGCTATCTGGTGGCCATGGGGGGGATCATGGCGGAGCACCGCTTCTTCCAGAGCGACCACGGCGGCAGGAAGGACCGGCACGACGCGACGGAGCATCTCTTCCGCTATCTCTCCCACTACCGGGACCCCCGTCGGGACGAGCTGCAGCCGCTCTTCACCCGGGTGGCCGATCTCTTCTACCGACGGGCGACGCTCTCCGTGCTGGAGAGGGTCGCAGGGGAGCTCGAGAAGAAGGGACGCCTCCAGGGGGACGCCCTGGGGGACTACCGGGAGGCCCTGGACGGCCTGCCCGATGTGGAGAGGCTCCGCGGGCAGGTGGAATCCCTCGGCGAACCGCCCCGGAACCGGACACTGGCCGAAACGGCGTGGGATCTGC comes from Synergistales bacterium and encodes:
- a CDS encoding MBL fold metallo-hydrolase; the encoded protein is MNVTVVVDNVCGRNDLQCEYGLSVFLETPRGNLLFDTGQGDVVLENCRTLGVDLGAVDALVFSHGHYDHTWGYTSLALRGLDCPVWGHRRLGMPHHVVRSGKARYVGSCLPLESIDFRPVDEAGEILPDVWALPLLPDERNPDFEPRDSRLVVPAEDGSGWVPDRFEDDLSLVVRGRYGLSVLLGCAHAGAVNILEKAARLFGTRDFYTVQGGMHLNGQSAGKRTQLVGELLRRFSVERWRPGHCTGLEAAMEFVRQGVDVEWASAGSSVEI